In Chelmon rostratus isolate fCheRos1 chromosome 21, fCheRos1.pri, whole genome shotgun sequence, the genomic window AGAGGTTTCACTTCTTCAATCTGTCGTCTTTCGGCAGAGACGAGAGAATGATTAAAGCGGAGTTCCGTTGGttcagaaagaaacagaagtttTACCTGGGAAAGTCATATGGGCCTCATTTCTATAAGGTAAGGTGCCCTCTGTGCTACATTTAATCTGTACTCATGTTTAATTTACGAGTAGCCTAAATCCTAACTTGTGCCATGTGCAGACACCATCAGAGAGCAATAGGACTGATAATGTTATTATTCTGAGCTGCATTTTGATAAGTAGTTTACCATCAGTAGTTTCACACTGACCAACTGACAgtcatcttagtttagtgtttGCAGAAATTCAATCCAGTAAGCCTTTAACTTGATGAGGAAGTGTTGAGGAGAAAAGGGCTTTTTATGGAGCCACTTTAGTGAACTAACAGCTTCATGTTGTGACTGTGCAGGTGGACCTGTACGAGGTGCTGGACAGCCGAGTGAAGCCATGGAGAGGAAACCTCATCACCTCCAGGCTGGTGCCCCTGTACACACAGGGATGGGAAGTCTTCAACGTCACTCAAACGGTCTCCCTACTTTTTGTTTAACCCATATTTCTTGGTTTTATTATAAACATCTTTTGGTAATTTCAGTGCCTTTATGCATAAATATCATTTGTTCGCACTAAACAATTATCTCTAATGAGAAGGTTATGAAGTTTTTCTCAACTCAAGTGTTTAACCTGTTCAATCGTGCTGTGAATGTCAGGTGTCAAAGTGGATCCGCAACAGCCAGGAGAACAACGGCATCCTCGTGGTGACCACACTTCCTTCTGGTGACTGGATGGAGTCAGTGACAGACACCAGCGCCTACCTGGTCATATTCTCAGACGACGAGAGGACAGGAGCGTCAAACCAGTCCTACCTGGGTAAGGTGATGGTTGTGGTATGAGTGCGTTATATAAGGTTGAAGCTACTGAGCAAGAGCACGAGAGGAGAGTTTAACTGTATTTAGTTTGCGTTTCAgtagaaaagtcattacatgTATGGAACTCCAAATGTTTAATAGGcctatgaaataataataaaaaaaagatcaggcaataacaatgctaacactATTCTGAATCAACAAACTAGAGGCTGCAGCTCATGAACACACTTCAACACTTTACCTGCAGTCCCCCATACTTTGTATTTATGACGGCATTCTAATCTAATGTGatcatcttcctctttccctAGGACAAGgtcaacctgcagcagcagcacctgagCTCCGCGACCACCGCAGCAGAAGACGACGTGCATCTGCAGTGTCGTCACCCCACAGCCGCTCCCAGTCCTGCCAGCGGGTTCCCCTCTTCGTTGACTTCGAGGAGATCGGCTGGTCTGGCTGGATCATCTCCCCCAGGGGCTACAACGCCTACCACTGCAAAGGCTCCTGCCCGTTCCCCCTGGGGGGAAACCTCAGAGCGACCAACCACGCCACGGTGCGCTCCATCATGCATGCGCTCAAGCTCTCCAGTGACGAAGTGGGAGTGCCCTGCTGTGTTCCCGACAGACTCCAGTCCATCAGTTTGTTATATTTTGATGATGAGGAGAACGTGGTCTTGAAGCAGTACGACGACATGGTGGCGTTAAGCTGCGGCTGTCACTGACTGGCTGTGCACCTCCTGCACTTTTTAACACTGGGACAATGAGAGATGGGGAGGTGATGGTTTGCTTGAGTTGATTACAACGCTGTGTTGCGACGCTTATGTTtatatattgtattattttgagaaataaaGCAACTATTCCTCAACAATGACAGTGATCCTTTGTCTAGATAAGTTTTGGGATTCCAAAACTTTTCATGAAAGGATGCTGATATTTACAATAGACTTGAATATCAGAGGTGAACACCTACTGTTCTGTCAATCCTGAGCTGAGGTTAGTTTTTGTTCTTAGTCATTGATTAGTGATGCGCTGGTTGCTGCAGGTTTGTCGGGGGAGCTACTTAAATTTAAACTGAAGTTGAATTAGAACATATTTTACTGGGGCCCACTGAATCCACCTCAAGGTCTTCTGAAGGTGATGCTGTCCATGGCAAGCTGTTTCTAAAATAGCTAATAAACTGTCgacatttcttttctctgactGTTTTTAACTTGCTAGGATGTAATACTTGGATTTAATTACATCTGAGCATTATATTTAGACCATTGTTAAGACCTCCGAAACGGGGATTCCAGGTAATCCACCTTTTGATGAAATCTAAATGTGGATCCTATAGTTTCAGAACACAAATGCACTCATTAGTGAAGGTCAAAGGTAGaattaagaaaacatgaaaaaaaattaaatgtaaatagaatattttaaaaattaaaacctTTGCCTTTGCAACATAGATCAGAAGCAGTAttaaatgttcatattttattatttgtgcaATCAAAACCAGAGTGAATCAATCAATCCTTGCAAACCTCTAGTTTGATCTTGACAGACTGCTTTTGTTTCAAAGGTCTTATTTGTGTAATTCTGTCaatgagtaaataaaaacaacatacagtCTCTTACTCACTTTTATCAACTTAGTCACTCCTGTCACGACAGTAACTGACCAACAGATGGCGATGAAGAGTCTTAGCTGAAGACTACAAACCTACTCCACAATGCAACTCTGCAGCACCTGGATCAGGTTGTGATCACATTTTGaataaacacatgcaaaatcTTAAACAAGGCAATTATAGAACCACTTTAAACCGGTTCCAAATGAAAAACTCAGAAATCTGGAATTTTTTTTAGCATTCAGCGAGTTAATGGCCAAAGTGTAACAAccgtttgtgttttcattgcttGCTGAGAGcactgtacaaaaaaaaaaaacaatgtcaccattatctgaaactgaaaattgaATCATCAGTCATAACAGATCTAAtcattaccaaaaaaaaaaaaggtttaggAGTTTGAAATATCATTTGTTTCGACATTTTTTCAATGAACAATGACACAGTGGTGAAATAAATAACACTAGGACAATTAAAGTCTGTaacaaacagttgtttttttattggaaTGGATCACAGACACAATATAGCCCTGCTTTATTCTAGTTTAGAAAAATTCCAATGCAACAAACTTGCAAAACCAATTCTCCATCATGTCCTCGGCatgttaaaaaacattaattgcAAAAATGCCAGTTCAAGCTTTCAGACGGTATAAATTAAATGTGTGTCGTATCAAACACGTTCAACAGGTGGAACTGCAGTTTCAGCTTCAGCATGCAAAAGGTTTTCAAAATGCAGTTGTGTGGACATGATCAGTTGAAATCAATAACATACAAATCAATGACATATTTTAAAATTAACTCTATTTGTTTCAAGTACTACTGATAACTTAAGTGACTGCAAGCTGTGtgttgaaaaaagaaatctcgAGGCAACAAACTTTGCAggtcataaaacaaaaagccaCAATACCTGAAAAGCAGTGGAGACTCCAATACCACTGTTGATGAATATAACAATCCATCAGCATTTACAATAAATATTCCACATTTACATTCGAGCTTACCCTCTCTGTTTACACTTAAATACATTATGTACATGGATCATCCATGTCCCTTTCATCTTTCTCACAACCGCACATTATCTTACACAAATCCATCAACCCAGCATACAACAACTAATTCACAAATTCATTAATCTGCTGTCAGTTCAAGCTCAAGTCACACTCGTTCCTCTTCACAAAACCGACTGAGGCATTGGTAGTTTCACAAGCCAAGTAAAGCAATACAACGATCAGACACTTGAAGGAAAAATCCACCCAAACACTTCAACACTGTTTCAAAATCAAACAGATGTCGGCAGTGGACCTTGCATTTCTGGGTCCATTTTGTTGCTCATGGTGTATTTCTTATTCTGTACACAACAGGCCAAACATCCTGTTGAAATATCTCCACTGCAGCTACATTGCTATTTAACATCAGAAGATCTGGTCTACAGTTGTCATCTTGCACCAGCAATTCAACAATCGAACAGGGAGAAATTCATCAATGAAGTGGTGCCCTCTTAAAATCCTTGTGGCAAATGTAAGATACCACAACTGGAGTCATAGTAGACAAGGCAGCGTGAAGGTGGGAACACCAGAACGAAAACCTGAACAACACATGAACATAAAATAATCCCTGGAATGCAATGACCGTCACAAATTAATTCATGATACAAAACAGCACAAGCAGAGGGCGGATTTTTCCTTTCAAACCTCGTCTCCTATCAGCTCGGACAGTCCAGCTCCTCGGTGCCGAGAAACTCCCCCAACATGTGGTCGTGTTGAGCGTAGACGGGCTCTAAATATGGATGTCTCTCCTTACAGTGCATTTGCCTTGACCTCTCCAGGTGTCTCTGCTCAAACTCCTCCTGTGTTAAATGAGGGGCTTGGATGGTAGCTTTCTGAGCCATGGGAGACAGAGGCACCGGGACAAAGCCGTGGTAAACAACCAGAGGCGGGGTCAAGACCTCCAAGGGGGATGCCTGAGGAACagcgccctctggtggctgGACCGGCAGCTGCACATAACTTCCCGTTTCGGGATCGAAGAAAGTTTTCGTCTTGACTTGGACGGGCATGTCTACGAAGAAGTACTGCCCTGAGTCGGGATCCTGGAGAAGCTTCCGCTGGGTCATAGGAAAGGACTGCGTAACAATGGCATGCTCAATGCTGGACTGGTGAGAAAGCTGGCTGGTGTAGCTTGACTGGCGGGACAGGTTTGAAGGATGAGGGACTTCGGTGCTGTGCGCATCAATGCTGTGACTCCTTCTCAGTGGGTTGTCCCTGCTCGCCTTGTCTCTCGCTCGGCCTCTCTGCTGAAGTTCATCCATGATGGACTTCTCAATGCGCTGGGTCCTCGGATCGAGCTTCTCATTGACTGGCACGTCACCGCTGAGCCTGCGCTCCACTTTGTCTCCTAAATGCCTGTCAATACTTTGTGACCTGTGCAGTGACCTGTCTGATGTGGGTTTCTCGCTGATGTGAGCTTTGTACACAGGTACATTACTGATGATGCTATCGCTACTGTAGTGTCTGTGCTCTGGCTTGTCTCGAAcctgtctgttgctgctgcggCCTTGCCTTTCTGTTGCACTCCTGGGTAGCGCTTCGCTGCTCTGGTTATTGCCTTCCACTGAATCATGGCTCTGTCTCCGAGTCCTGTGGCCCgtgtctgctctgctgtgatgGTGGTTTTCACTGTTCTGGCCTCTTCTTTCGTAGAGCAGTTGTTCACTTTGATCCTTGTTGTTTTTGCCGTGGCTTTCACTGTGACTGTCTTcagtcttttctctgtgttttttctcgCTGCTTTTGCTCCTCCCACTGCCGCTGCTACTGCCGCCTCTGTGCTCAGATTTGTCACTCTTGTGCCGATCCGgtctctgtttgctgctgcttcGAGACGATTTGTGAGGGGACTTCTGGgcctcctccttcttcatcctTCTATTTGTCAGTTTAATGGCTTTGAGAACAGCCTTTTCCGATTTGGGTAACACCACTGGTGGTTTGGGCAGCCCTGTTTGGCTATCATTACCACTGCAGGTGGACCCAGACCTTTCACTGGGAACCTTTGGTGCATCATGATCTACCGGCACTCCAACGTTCGTGCCCAACTCATCAGCTGTGTCACATGTGCTGGTTGCTAAGCTCTCCACGCCTTCAGAGGACGGAGTCACCCCAGACAATCTGTCTTCCTCCTGTGGGACAGTGAGGAACCCTCCAAATTGTGGCTTCTTTGGGTTGTCACTTTGCAGACTTGAAGGAGACTGCAGCAGGGGAGGGGAACTGTTTGATGAAGTCTCCTTCGGTTTCAAGATTGTTGGGTTAACACTGGTGGCAGTTTCATTAGCCAGAGGAAGCTCTGGATGTTCCTTTACTTGATGtagctcctcctctcccctctctgaaCCACTCAGACTCCCTCTCGGTGACCAGGGTTGTACAGTTTTCTTCAACTTATTGCTGAATGTGTTGTCTTTGACCTTAAATAAGGCAGGGATCCCCAAAGGTGGTGAGAATGTGTTGGAGGGCGACATTGGCGTCTGATTCTGGTCTTCATGTGTTAAACTTTGATCTGCTgtgatattttctctttcttcgCTGTCCTTGtactttgtttctctctctttcggAGGAGATTTTATCGCCCTCTTTACGACCTCCGGCTCGCTTTCATGATCACTTAAAGAATAGTATTCCACTTCCGTCCTGTCCGACTCTTGTTTGGTGCTTTGTGAAAGATTCTGCCTCACCTCgtcaacctcctcctcctccccgaTCAAGTTCTCCAGAGAGTGGTAAACATTTGACTCgctctcagtgtttctgagcagtgCGCTTTCCACAGAGAAGTACGATGATTTTGAGGACAAGCTGGCTTGATCAGGTGGGCTCTGATTGATGTTGATACCATTTACCAATAGTAAGGGTGATATTATATTCCTGGGGATTTCACTGACAGCCTCTGCATCCACATTTATGTCCTCACTAGCTCTATTCATTTTGTCAGATTCTTCTGCTACTAGATTGTTAGCTGCATTGTCATCTGCTGTGTTCAAATTGTCTGGTTTTAAAGGAGCCTTCCTCTTTACGATGTGCATTTCCTgtgtcttttcattgttttcaaatgaaaaggCTTCCGTAGTGGAGCTCATATCTGCTTTCAAGTGATCTgacttgttttcatttcttctaAGCTCTGGTGAATAACACAATCTATGTTCAGAACGTGGGCTTTTTGAAGGTAAAATTGACTGAACTGAATCGGCAGCAGTAATGAATTCTGACTTTGCGTTATTTACCACACCCCGCCTGTTTTTATCAGCGCTGGCTTCGTTTTGACTGGGCACAGATTCCTTTGTGAACAGATCAATATCTACTTCTTGTTTTTCCAAGCCTGTAGTCCTGATGTCTTTAAAGTGTACCTCACCATTCTCATGTTTTCCATCCTTGTCAAAGATATCGTCTTCTACTGCGTCTTTCAAACTATCTGTCTCCATATTAACACCTCCATCTCTTCTGTTCCCTCCCTTTTTGACCCTGGGAGGAACTGGAGGAGCGTCTCCCCCTCTGCCTTCTCCACTCTCTTCAGACATTTGTCTCACTATATTTCTCAAATTCACCTCTTCTGAGTCATAGCTAGGATTATCAGTTAGTTTATCGTTAACATGTTTAGCTTTACTTTTCAGGAGCATGTTTAGCTCATTGGCAGTCTTGTCCATGCCAGGTAGCACCATCCTACCACCTGATAAGTGAGCCGCACTGACTCCGGGCTCAGTTTGCGACAGGATCTGTCTCATGTGATTGTGGTCTCTCAGATCACCTAACCTCTCTTTTAAATCATTCTCTTTTTGTGCGAGAGTGCTGCCGTTTTGTATTTTCCTGGCCTCGGTCGTAGAATCTTTCATAGCTTTCTTACGTTGCTGTACCTTTGTTGCATAACTTTCATCACTGCTGTACTCGTCAAACATTGGATTTGCATCCTGCTCTGTGAATGTATTCTTTCTCTTCTGCCTTTCTGAGATAATCTCTTCAAGTGCCACTTTTGCTTTGTCATAATTGTCATTGAAAAGTGCTTTGTTCACGATGACGTTGCTGTCTATCTTTGCGAAAGCCTCCTGCTTGTTCTGCTCCTTCGCTTTATTTGCAAATAGTTCTCTCTTAGCCGACGTGTTCCCTCTCATAGACAGTATGCCCTTCTTGATATTCCTTAGCTCCCTCGAGATCAAATCATTCTTAGCCCTCGTCTCCTCATCTATGTCAACAGCACCTAATCTGTTTTTCGCGCTGTCGAGAATACGATCACCGAGTCTCGCTCTCTCCAGCTCTTTCAAAGCATGCAGATCATTAACTATATGCTCACTGTCTCTCATTTCTCTGAGTGACGGCATCTCCTCATCCGCCTCCGATTCTGTGTTCACTTTCACGTCGCCTTCCTCAAACTCCTCTCCTTGTTCATCATCTGTCGCTGAATATCTCTGACACTTTATATAATTGTTCAGTCTGGCTGAGAATATATGTTTTCCCTGCTTCTGGGCAGGTTCATGCTCATTTGGTGGTAAATCTGACTTTGCAACCGTCAAATCACCGTTAGCGAGTTTGTCGACAtcgtgtgtttgctttttgtcaACAGGGTGCTGAATATCAGATTTGGCAAAATTTCTCTTAGGAACTGGTGGGGGCTCTTTCTTGACAGTGCCTTTTTTGCCAACAAGTGCTGCTTCATTTCCGCTGTGACGTGAAACGTTGTTTTCTGGTAGCGAACTCGCCCTCTTGCTGGTGAGCATTTCTTTTGAATAGGCAGCCTtcttgtctgtttctttctccctcagTTCCTCCATGTCTGAATTGGGTTTattgctgctgtctgactgAGCTGCAGATAAGGCTTTATTTTTGGCTGCATTAATTGCTTCCCGTGCGGCTCGGATCACATCCATTGTACTCATGGGTTGGCTACTAGTATCTTTGTCCTTAGAACTAACAGGCTGTGCTCcaaagtatttttcttttatctcttttgcaggttgttttgctttgtctgGTACATTTGGCGGCCTTTTCGCTACTGATACATTTGATGACAAGCCTTCTTTCTCAAGTGCATGAGGTGAAATTATGGGTGAACGATCTCTGTTGACATTTAAAGTATTTGGTGAAAGCCCTGTGTTTGTTGGCAGTGCTTTTGGAGAAAGTTCTTTGTTTCGCGTGAGTGCTGAAAGTTCATTTGTCTCGGTTggctggtctgtgtgtgtaggagcACCAGTGCTCAGAGGGACCTGAAGATATTTCATATCACTGTCTACAGGGCTGGCTTTCTTATACAAATTCAGGGAAGGGTAGTTTTGCTTTTTAGCCATGGGACTCTTGGTCTTTTTTAAGTGTGTAAAGGGGGATATGGGATTTTCCTCGCCAAGActacctgcagcctctctcttGGATTGCAGTAGATTTGATAACAAATAATCTTCTGAAAGAGGTCTGTCAGCATTATGCTTAGTTACATCTGTTAGGGTGCTGTTAGATTCCAAAACAGGACTGCAAACTGTCTGTCCGTCTTTTAAAATCGCAGGAGTGCTAAAGCCAGATCCATTGCCCTCAGAGCCAGCTTGTGGTTGTTTCAGATAATCTGATTGCGGAGATTGGGCGCCACCCCCAGTTACTTCTAAATTTTTGAATTTAGGTGGGCTGTAACGGCTTTTCACCCTCTTCCTGTTGTCTTTGAGGTTGAAGAGGATGCTTGAGGCAAGCGATTTGTAGCTGTCCCTCTTGACCGGCGGTTCAGGGGTCAGTTTGGCCTCGGAGTGTGGTCGTAGAGGAAGGTCAAGGGCAGAGGGCGAAAGGACGCCTTGGAGgatttctgatgtttctgttgGTTGTCTGGAGGGAATGAGGGGAGTCATCAGCTGGCAGATGCTGAATGGAGTAGATGCCAAAGAGCTGACCTCTTCAACTGCCTTCACCTCCACAGATTTGACTTCCTTTTTGACCAAAATAACACTTTCATCCACTGATTTTGAACTGTTTTCCTGAGGTGGTATCCCAGGTTGATTAACTGGAATCACACTTTTTGCCCTGGACCTGTTGCGCCTCCAGGGGGCACCACTCCCATCCCCTCCATCTGATGAGCACCTCTTCTCAGCCGGAGTGGCTGAGGGCTTCGGCAGGACCTTTggcggaggagagggagggatgggtTTAGGAGCAgtgggaggagggggctcaACTGCCGCTTTCTGGCATGTCTGCGCCTCCTCTGTATGCAGAGTTTCTTTTCGGTGTGCCTCCGTCAGTTCCTTGTAAAAAGGCAGGTCATACCATTTTGGGATATTATCTGTGGGGAGAACTGTGCCCTCTTGGCCAAAGGGGAACTGGTTAAAATCTCTCCATGTTTGGAAAGGGCTAAACTCACTATGGAGGAAAAAGTTTTTGATGTTAAGTTTCCTTAGTTTGACGGTGgatttcccatttttcatctttgagGATTTCCCTGAGGGAAGGCCAACAtctttgcctgttttgtttgatgAACCATCACCAGAGTGATGTTTGTGATGGTTCCTATAATGTCCATCCGTGAGATTGGTGTGATAATCCGAGGAGAACTCCGATAGCTCTCGTTGGATGCTGCGGAGAGCAGACTTATCCCAAGATTCCCCCTTAGAGTCTGTTATGCCTCCATTTTTGATTAACATGCCCTCACAGCTTTCCTCCGTGGCACTTAATGCCTTGAGGAAAGATGACATGTGGGATATGCTCTTCTGTTGCTGTTTCCAAGGCTGAGCATAgttgttgtcatttttgttttgcgCTTGCTTTTTAGATTCCTTGTGATGAGTCTTTTTAAGAGGCTCTCCCACCAAAGGTTTGTGGCAGCTGAAAGGTGAATATCCGTACAGGAACTCGTCATTGTAAACCGCGTCATCTCCGACGCAGAGGCTTCGGAAGGCTCGGTCAGTGAGGGTGCTGACCTCGCGGTCAGTCTCGTCCATGAACAGGTCGGTGAAGCCGTTGGGGAAGCGATGGTGGAGCATGCTCCCCACCCGATGGCTCATGTGTCGCTTTTCCACGCAGCTCATGATGTCAACAACTTTCTTTCTGTCTCGTGCATCACCTGTTTCGCTTCCtctacagctgctgcagctctgcagatcCTTTGCTTCTCTTCCAGCTCAATCGGACATTCGGGAAGTGGTGGGATACGTGAACTTCctgaagaaagacagcaaaatcagtgtcagtgtttaagTTGTGGTTATAATCATATCTACTTACTCAGACATTGTAGCACACAAAAAGGTTGTTTGATTAATATGATTACTATAAAAGGTTGTGAACTCTGCTGGCACTGATGACCTTTATGTATCTAGCATGTGCCGGCTTCTGCCATGCTGTGAGGCAGCAGACAAACACTTCATACCATGCGGTTGGCTATTTTAAGCACTGTATGGTGCCTGAAGCTGTGTGCACTATGCATACTGTTGGTTGCTATAAGAATAGCTCTTAGTCCATTTATAGGAACGTTATTAGAAAAGATGAACATGTCCattgttcatgtgtgtgcatttcaaaGGAAAGCATCACATTGGTCCCTTTCATatcatatcttttttttcacatggaATGAATTTATTTGGTTAGTATGAAGACAATTCCTCTGCAAAGGTCTAGAACGATATGCGACCCAGCACGTTTACACCACAGAGCGCAGGAAATGTATGTAAATCATCACATCAGTCACAGAgcccctcagcagcagctgctctacTGTAGCTTACTTTAGCTATCTGGGTGAGGTCTTAGAATAGCTCATTAACCCATTTATATGTTCTGACCTGGGAGCATAGCCACTGGCAGATAACTCTTTAGCTATCTATACAAAACCACCACTGTCCTTATAAGCAGACCAGTTCATTGAGACGAATATAAACAGACAGTCATTGATGTGTTTGCTTGTACctgtgcattaaaaactgtgtaaCTGGAAAGCAATCTCAGGTGTCAAGAAGCAAGGATGATTTGAAGAAAAGTAGGTGAGTTTACAGCAGCTAATAAGAcaaatcattattattgttattattatagttattgttattgttattagaACCTAAAAACTCAGGTAAAATGACCAGAGCTGAATGATTTTACTGTATCATGAGTATGACTTACAGAATGTTTCGGCTTTCCAGGAGACTTTGGTCGCCAACAGTCTTCCAGCTCTTATAACCAGAGATCAGTTAGCAACCACGGTACTTTCCCAGCATCTGCTTGTGTATTTATAACTAAAGAATGAAGTAGGCCAGTTAGCTATACTGTACAAAGCTGCAACCATTGGAGTATAATTAATTTCCTCACACATGTGTAAATATGAGTGGAAATCACATAACTATGTATGTGGAATGATTTTTTAGCAataaaatgcaatcatttgtgCTTTAGGTCTGTTTGGACACTGATGTTTACTTCAGCTCTAAAACTCAAACTGTCTTATAGTCTATCTGGCCGTCAgtatttttcttgtcttttgtaAACATCCATATGATCACACTGCTCCCTCACCTTGGCGATGGATCGTTCATGCTGAGTGTAAGCGTCCACCCCACACAGTGGTATCAAACACAAATCCTCAATGAAGAATCCAAGGATCCGCTGCAGAGTGGCCTGCTAGGAACAAAGTCTAGTTAGAAGTTGTCATTAATGGCGAACAAACTTTTTCTCTTGAAGctgaggaaacaaagaaagcTCACCAGAGTGAGTCAAGCCCTCAGATCCATGTTCAAATGCACTGGCGTGGCCAGGATCCTGATAGCGAGCGCAGGAGATACCAAAATAGATGCACAAGTCGGTGTGGCCAAACTGAGCAGCAACACAGCA contains:
- the LOC121625339 gene encoding bone morphogenetic protein 2-like, whose product is MTAGALRLWLVLALQLRCVSPLAIRQGALDATKTANEELDALVRLKDLPRAPAVAPHKKAPQFMLDLFNAVSVSDGRPKSQKEILEGNIVRSFEDKGHAGERFHFFNLSSFGRDERMIKAEFRWFRKKQKFYLGKSYGPHFYKVDLYEVLDSRVKPWRGNLITSRLVPLYTQGWEVFNVTQTVSKWIRNSQENNGILVVTTLPSGDWMESVTDTSAYLVIFSDDERTGASNQSYLGQGQPAAAAPELRDHRSRRRRASAVSSPHSRSQSCQRVPLFVDFEEIGWSGWIISPRGYNAYHCKGSCPFPLGGNLRATNHATVRSIMHALKLSSDEVGVPCCVPDRLQSISLLYFDDEENVVLKQYDDMVALSCGCH